A stretch of the Lytechinus variegatus isolate NC3 chromosome 5, Lvar_3.0, whole genome shotgun sequence genome encodes the following:
- the LOC121415246 gene encoding probable ATP-dependent RNA helicase DDX49 has protein sequence MADFEVEKGKRLSFAGLGLHDWLVRQCEAVGIKQPTPIQHNCIPAILRGSDCIGCAKTGSGKTAAFALPILQKLSEDPYGVFGLVVTPTRELGIQIAEQFRVLGKPIGLRVAVVIGGIDMVEQGLELSKKPHIVIATPGRLADHIKSTTTFDLHAIKFLVLDEADRLLEGNFGPDLEVIFDFLPAKRQTLLFSATITDTMKELQKMSMNKPYFWHSKAPVATVEQLDQRYVLMPAQVKDAYLMYIISEFTEKNKDHSVIIFTSTCKYCHVLSIMLRNLGMPCATLHSLVKQKTRIASLAMFKSNHVRILVATDLASRGLDIPMVQMVINHNVPTSPKDYIHRVGRTARAGRGGMSITMVTQFDVKLVQAIEKTINAKMTEYKVPEKKVLPILNEVALAKSKAEMKLEELDFGERKAIHKRKQLILEGKDPDEEDRKRAGPSQKKTKQHQKEPDQSRMVSQRKHQSKGKNKLKGKPSKEKKSR, from the exons atggCAGATTTTGAAgtggaaaaggggaaaagattATCCTTTGCAGGACTCGGACTTCACGACTGGCTTGTCAGACAGTGTGAAGCAGTCGGAATCAAACAACCAACACCCATTCAACACAACTGCATTCCAGCAATTTTGAGAG GTAGTGATTGCATTGGCTGTGCCAAGACGGGGAGCGGTAAGACAGCTGCTTTTGCCTTGCCTATTCTTCAGAAACTGAGTGAAGACCCTTATGGAGTCTTTGGACTTGTTGTAACCCCAACAAG gGAACTGGGAATCCAGATCGCAGAACAGTTCAGAGTGCTAGGAAAGCCAATAGGATTGAGAGTAGCCGTAGTTATTGGTGGAATAG ATATGGTCGAGCAGGGACTGGAGCTGTCCAAGAAACCTCACATTGTCATAGCAACCCCTGGGCGTCTAGCTGACCACATTAAGAGTACAACGACCTTTGACCTCCATGCCATCAAGTTTCTG GTCTTGGATGAAGCAGATCGCTTATTGGAGGGGAACTTCGGTCCAGATTTGGAGGTCATCTTTGATTTCTTGCCAGCTAAAAGACAGACATTGCTCTTCAGTGCCACCATTACAGATACCATGAAGGAGCTACAGAAGATGTCCATGAATAAACCTTACTTCTGGCATTCCAAAGCACC AGTGGCTACCGTTGAGCAGCTAGACCAACGCTATGTGCTGATGCCCGCTCAGGTCAAAGATGCGTATCTCATGTATATCATCTCAGAATTCACTGAGAAGAACAAGGATCATTCTGTTATTATCTTCACAAGTACATGCAA ATATTGTCATGTGCTATCTATTATGCTGAGGAACCTCGGTATGCCGTGTGCTACTCTACATTCACTTGTTAAGCAG AAAACTAGGATAGCGTCGTTAGCCATGTTCAAGTCCAATCATGTGAGGATCCTGGTTGCGACTGATCTGGCCAGTAGAGGGCTTGATATCCCCATGGTTCAGATGGTCATCAATCATAACGTACCTACGTCTCCTAAAGACTACATCCACAGGGTCGGCAGGACTGCAAGAGCAG GTCGTGGAGGTATGtctattaccatggtaacacaaTTTGATGTCAAGCTCGTCCAAGCGATAGAAAAGACCATCA ATGCCAAGATGACAGAGTATAAAGTCCCAGAGAAGAAGGTCCTCCCTATTCTCAATGAAGTTGCTCTGGCAAAGAGTAAAGCTGAAATG AAACTGGAAGAGTTGGACTTTGGGGAGCGGAAAGCTATCCACAAAAGAAAACAACTCATCCTGGAAGGAAAG GATCCTGATGAAGAGGATAGAAAGAGAGCAGGACCGAGTCAGAAGAAGACAAAACAGCATCAAAAAGAACCTGACCAATCACGGATGGTATCTCAAAGGAAACACCAatcaaaaggaaaaaacaaaCTGAAAGGAAAACCATCAAAAGAAAAGAAGTCTAGATAG